Proteins from a single region of Flavobacterium sp. YJ01:
- the accD gene encoding acetyl-CoA carboxylase, carboxyltransferase subunit beta: protein MAWFKRQEKGITTATEDKMDVPKGLWYKSPTGKIIDADELARNLFVSPEDDFHVRIGSATYFEILFDNNEFVELDKNMTSKDPLHFVDTKKYADRLKDVMEKTHLKDAVRTGVGKSKGRELVICCMDFAFIGGSMGAVVGEKIARGIDHAIKNKLPFVMISKSGGARMMEAAYSLMQLAKTSVKLAQLAEAKLPYISLCTDPTTGGTTASYAMLGDINISEPGALIGFAGPRVVRDTTGKDLPEGFQTAEFLLEHGFLDFITPRKELKDKINLYIDLIQNNDIRK from the coding sequence ATGGCTTGGTTTAAAAGACAAGAAAAAGGGATTACGACCGCGACAGAAGACAAGATGGACGTTCCGAAAGGATTGTGGTACAAATCTCCTACTGGAAAAATTATTGATGCTGACGAATTAGCGAGAAATTTATTCGTTAGCCCTGAAGATGATTTTCACGTTCGAATTGGAAGCGCAACCTATTTTGAAATTTTATTCGACAACAACGAATTTGTTGAGTTAGATAAAAACATGACATCAAAAGATCCTTTGCACTTTGTAGACACAAAGAAATATGCAGACAGATTGAAAGATGTAATGGAAAAAACTCATCTTAAAGACGCTGTACGCACGGGAGTAGGAAAATCTAAAGGAAGAGAACTTGTAATTTGCTGTATGGATTTCGCTTTTATCGGTGGATCTATGGGAGCAGTTGTAGGTGAAAAAATTGCAAGAGGTATTGATCATGCTATCAAAAACAAATTGCCTTTTGTAATGATTTCTAAATCTGGTGGAGCACGTATGATGGAAGCTGCTTATTCTTTAATGCAATTAGCAAAAACTTCTGTAAAATTGGCTCAATTAGCGGAAGCTAAATTACCATACATCTCTCTTTGTACAGATCCAACAACTGGAGGAACAACTGCATCTTACGCAATGTTAGGAGACATTAACATCTCTGAGCCGGGCGCTTTGATTGGTTTTGCTGGACCTCGTGTTGTTCGTGACACTACAGGAAAAGATTTACCAGAAGGTTTCCAAACTGCTGAGTTCTTATTAGAGCACGGTTTCTTAGACTTTATCACGCCAAGAAAAGAATTGAAAGATAAGATCAACTTATATATCGATTTGATTCAAAATAATGATATCAGAAAATAG
- the purH gene encoding bifunctional phosphoribosylaminoimidazolecarboxamide formyltransferase/IMP cyclohydrolase yields the protein MSTTKKIQSALISVFSKDGLEPIVRKLHEQNVTLYSTGGTEDFIKNLGIPVVPVEDITSFPEILGGRVKTLHPKIFGGILNRQDNESDVQQMKEFDIPQIDLVIVDLYPFEKTVASGASEQDIIEKIDIGGISLIRAGAKNFKDTVIVASVNEYSLLLDLITEQDGATTLENRRLLATKAFHVSSHYDGAIFNYFNTDETIYKESIADGQVLRYGENPHQKGFFFGDFDAMFNKLHGKELSYNNLLDVDAAVNLIAEFKTDGPTFAILKHNNACGLASRKTISEAYLAALACDPTSAFGGVLISNTKIDLETAQEINKLFCEVVIAPAYDDEAVAVLQEKKNRIILVQNEVELPARQVRTCLNGLLIQDRNNITDNKEHLKTVTITEPTAQEIEDLIFASKICKNTKSNTIVFAKNGTLISSGTGQTSRVDALIQAVDKAKAFGFDLNGASMASDAFFPFPDCVELAKKAGITAVIQPGGSIKDELSINYCNENNLAMVFTGTRHFKH from the coding sequence ATGAGCACAACAAAAAAAATACAATCAGCATTAATTTCTGTTTTTTCTAAAGATGGATTAGAACCAATTGTTAGAAAATTACACGAACAAAATGTAACACTTTATTCAACTGGAGGAACAGAAGATTTCATTAAAAATCTTGGAATTCCGGTAGTTCCTGTTGAAGATATTACTTCATTTCCTGAAATTCTTGGAGGAAGAGTAAAAACTTTACATCCAAAAATTTTTGGTGGAATTTTAAATCGTCAGGACAATGAGAGCGATGTGCAGCAAATGAAAGAATTTGACATTCCTCAAATTGATTTGGTAATTGTTGATTTGTATCCTTTTGAAAAAACAGTTGCTTCTGGTGCAAGTGAACAAGATATTATTGAAAAAATTGACATTGGCGGAATTTCATTAATTCGTGCTGGTGCAAAAAATTTCAAAGACACTGTAATTGTTGCTTCTGTTAATGAGTACAGCTTGCTTTTAGATTTAATCACAGAACAAGACGGAGCAACAACTCTAGAAAACAGAAGATTGTTGGCTACTAAAGCATTCCACGTTTCATCTCACTATGATGGAGCTATTTTTAATTATTTCAATACAGACGAAACTATCTACAAAGAAAGTATTGCAGATGGTCAAGTTTTAAGATATGGTGAAAATCCTCATCAAAAAGGATTCTTCTTTGGAGATTTTGACGCGATGTTCAACAAACTTCACGGAAAAGAATTATCATACAATAATTTACTTGATGTTGATGCTGCAGTAAATTTAATTGCTGAGTTTAAAACAGACGGACCAACATTCGCGATTTTAAAACACAATAATGCTTGCGGATTGGCTTCTAGAAAAACAATTAGCGAGGCTTATTTAGCAGCTTTAGCTTGTGATCCAACTTCTGCTTTTGGCGGAGTGTTAATTTCTAACACAAAAATTGATTTAGAAACTGCACAAGAAATCAACAAATTATTCTGCGAAGTGGTTATCGCTCCTGCGTATGATGACGAGGCTGTAGCGGTTTTACAAGAGAAAAAGAACAGAATTATTCTAGTTCAAAATGAAGTTGAATTACCAGCTCGCCAAGTAAGAACTTGTCTTAATGGTTTGTTAATTCAGGACAGAAATAATATTACGGATAATAAAGAGCATTTAAAAACCGTTACAATAACAGAACCTACTGCGCAAGAGATCGAAGATTTGATCTTTGCTTCTAAAATCTGCAAGAATACAAAATCAAACACTATTGTATTTGCTAAAAACGGAACATTGATTTCTTCTGGTACAGGTCAGACTTCAAGAGTTGACGCTTTAATTCAAGCTGTTGATAAAGCAAAAGCTTTTGGATTTGATTTGAATGGAGCTTCGATGGCAAGTGATGCATTTTTCCCGTTTCCGGATTGTGTAGAATTAGCTAAAAAAGCAGGAATTACAGCAGTAATTCAGCCAGGAGGTTCGATAAAAGACGAATTAAGTATAAATTATTGCAATGAAAATAATCTTGCAATGGTATTTACAGGAACTCGTCATTTTAAACATTAA
- a CDS encoding ABC transporter permease gives MLVYLRLLKESLSFAINALRNNKLRTLLSLLGVTIGIFSIIAVLAAVDSLDKKISKDLSSLDKNTIYLMKFCFGPSNIPQWKREQFPNVKYDEYIGLKNSMNNTDQVGYQLFVNRESLKYDSKTVSDVNIIPSSNEMVDIDGLSFDKGRFYNESESNSGTPVIVLGYDIADGLFGTSDPLGKNIRLYGQRFTVIGVMAKQGAGFFGDSNDTSVYLPANFLRRMYGDSDAMTPVIVLKPEKGVDMEAYKAEVAQKLRAIRGMKAGEMDNFFINVLSGFTDFIDGILGQMNVVGWIISGFSLLVGGFGIANIMFVSVKERTNLIGIQKSLGAKNKFILFQFLFEAVILSVIGGIIGLLMVWGIAFLLTKLLDFEFVLSLGNILLGTGLAAFIGLVSGILPAVSAAKLDPVEAIRTGM, from the coding sequence ATGCTTGTTTATCTTAGATTATTAAAAGAAAGTTTGAGTTTCGCCATTAATGCTTTGCGAAATAATAAATTGAGAACTTTGTTGTCTTTATTAGGCGTGACTATTGGTATTTTTTCAATTATTGCGGTCTTGGCGGCGGTTGATTCTTTAGATAAAAAGATTTCGAAAGATTTAAGCAGTTTAGATAAAAATACAATTTATTTAATGAAGTTCTGCTTCGGACCATCTAATATTCCGCAATGGAAACGCGAACAATTTCCAAATGTGAAGTACGACGAATATATAGGCTTGAAAAATTCGATGAATAATACCGATCAAGTCGGATACCAGCTTTTTGTAAATAGAGAAAGTTTAAAATACGATTCTAAAACGGTTAGCGATGTAAATATTATTCCGTCTTCAAACGAAATGGTCGATATCGATGGGTTAAGTTTTGATAAAGGAAGATTTTATAATGAATCTGAATCTAATTCGGGAACTCCAGTTATTGTCTTAGGATATGATATAGCTGATGGACTTTTCGGGACAAGTGATCCTCTTGGAAAAAATATTCGTTTATACGGACAGCGTTTTACTGTAATTGGTGTAATGGCAAAGCAGGGTGCAGGTTTCTTTGGAGACAGTAATGATACTTCTGTTTATCTTCCTGCTAATTTTTTAAGAAGAATGTATGGCGACAGCGATGCAATGACGCCTGTAATTGTATTAAAGCCAGAAAAAGGCGTGGATATGGAAGCTTATAAAGCCGAAGTTGCACAAAAATTAAGAGCAATTCGCGGAATGAAAGCAGGAGAAATGGATAATTTCTTTATCAATGTTCTTTCTGGATTTACCGATTTTATCGACGGTATTTTAGGTCAGATGAATGTAGTAGGATGGATCATCAGCGGATTTTCTCTTCTTGTTGGTGGTTTCGGAATTGCAAATATTATGTTTGTTTCTGTTAAAGAAAGAACCAATCTTATCGGAATTCAAAAATCGCTTGGCGCAAAAAATAAATTTATCTTATTCCAATTTTTGTTTGAAGCAGTAATATTGTCTGTTATTGGAGGGATAATTGGTCTTTTAATGGTTTGGGGAATTGCTTTTCTGCTAACAAAGTTACTGGACTTTGAATTTGTTCTAAGTTTAGGAAATATTCTTTTAGGAACTGGTTTGGCTGCTTTTATTGGTTTGGTTTCTGGAATTCTTCCCGCAGTTTCTGCAGCAAAACTTGATCCTGTAGAGGCAATTAGAACGGGGATGTAG
- a CDS encoding BamA/TamA family outer membrane protein, producing the protein MKNNSTKIIAFILIAILICACNAVKRVPDGKNLLVKNNILVNGKSTNDETASNQMYQKPNGKLLGYKLRLNLYNLANLNPDSTYQAKFKNNPGKYERMSKIFSAKQVDRLGQSFYYKGIHEFLKSTGEPPVIVDTAKTKKSLLRLKYYYFNNGYFNVITDYTIDTVGRKRAAINYNITTGPAYKLDTIRTSIKTPALDSLYTTNPEPSLLKSGNQYKTTDFEDEKNRITTYFRNHGAYYFQPTYVTFDIDTIGKKAKADVTLKISDNTIQGRDSSRTEPFKLYTISDVNIYTDYSAANAKKKPTDSTTYNNFNLYSYNKLKYKPRAITDAIFITKGSTFADFRTTLSSRYLNNLRVFNYPSIQYEVDKRDSTAQSLIANVYLTPRKKYSFGATLDLTHSNIQDFGIGASVSETIRNVFNRAETLEISARLNVGSSRDMANPNDNFFNVSEYGLDLKLNFPRILLPFGTEKIIPKSMIPYTSITSGFSKQRNIGLDKENFTGGISYNWTPKRHNTAKLELLNAQFVRNLNPDNYFRVYTSSYDDLNNIGKDYNQTPGNWGETEEERAKKNLVIPTGTAGFTNDVLTNTTALQPGDAQYKEVESIEERRVRLTENDFILATSYTFTKTTKKDLADNNFYQFRTKIESAGTLLTLVSEIGNLQKNTRGNYEIFNLEYSEYIKTEFDYIKHWDFGKEKVLAVRSFFGIAIPFGNSNYIPFSRSYYGGGSNDNRAWQPYALGPGSTNAVNDFNEANMKIAASIEYRFKIFGDVKGALFADAGNIWNVLDNVVDPKAKFDNLNDLEEIALGTGFGLRYDLSFFVIRLDLGFKTYNPAHDKGDRWFKEYNFGHSVLNFGINYPF; encoded by the coding sequence AGCATTTATTCTAATTGCAATATTAATTTGCGCTTGTAATGCCGTAAAAAGAGTTCCCGATGGAAAAAACCTTCTTGTAAAAAACAATATTTTGGTAAATGGAAAGTCGACAAATGATGAAACGGCTTCTAATCAAATGTATCAAAAACCTAACGGAAAACTATTAGGTTATAAACTTCGTTTGAATTTATACAATTTAGCCAATTTAAATCCAGATTCGACTTATCAGGCAAAATTCAAAAACAATCCTGGAAAATATGAGCGTATGTCTAAAATATTTTCAGCAAAACAGGTTGATCGTCTTGGGCAATCTTTTTATTATAAAGGAATTCATGAGTTTTTAAAAAGCACTGGTGAACCACCGGTAATTGTTGATACAGCAAAAACTAAAAAGTCATTATTACGTTTAAAATATTATTATTTCAATAATGGTTATTTTAACGTTATAACAGATTATACCATTGATACTGTAGGTCGTAAAAGAGCTGCAATAAATTATAACATTACAACAGGACCTGCGTATAAATTAGACACTATTAGAACAAGCATTAAAACTCCGGCGTTAGATTCTTTGTATACAACTAATCCAGAGCCTTCTTTATTAAAATCTGGAAATCAATACAAAACAACGGATTTTGAAGATGAAAAAAATCGTATCACAACTTATTTTAGAAATCACGGAGCTTATTATTTTCAGCCAACTTATGTAACTTTCGACATTGATACTATTGGAAAAAAAGCAAAAGCAGATGTAACTCTAAAAATTAGCGACAATACTATTCAAGGAAGAGATTCTAGCCGTACAGAACCTTTTAAACTGTATACCATTAGCGATGTAAATATCTACACAGATTATTCGGCTGCAAATGCAAAGAAGAAACCAACGGATAGTACAACTTACAATAATTTCAATCTTTACAGTTATAATAAACTGAAATACAAACCGCGCGCTATTACAGACGCTATTTTCATCACAAAAGGAAGCACTTTTGCTGACTTTAGAACGACATTATCTTCAAGATATTTAAACAATTTAAGGGTTTTTAATTATCCTTCTATTCAGTATGAAGTTGACAAAAGAGATTCTACTGCACAATCTCTTATTGCAAATGTTTATTTAACGCCAAGAAAAAAATACAGTTTTGGAGCTACTCTTGATTTAACACATTCCAATATTCAAGATTTTGGTATTGGTGCCAGTGTTTCAGAAACTATTCGAAACGTATTTAATCGTGCAGAAACTTTGGAGATTTCAGCTCGTTTAAATGTCGGTTCTTCTAGAGATATGGCGAATCCTAACGATAATTTCTTTAATGTTTCAGAATATGGTTTGGATTTGAAACTGAATTTTCCAAGAATTTTGCTCCCTTTTGGAACAGAGAAAATCATTCCTAAAAGTATGATTCCTTATACTTCTATAACATCTGGTTTTTCTAAACAGCGAAATATTGGTTTGGACAAAGAAAATTTCACAGGAGGTATTTCATACAACTGGACACCAAAACGTCATAATACGGCAAAACTGGAATTATTAAACGCGCAATTTGTACGTAACTTAAATCCAGATAATTATTTTAGAGTTTACACTTCGTCTTATGATGATTTGAATAATATTGGTAAAGATTACAATCAAACACCTGGAAACTGGGGAGAAACAGAAGAAGAAAGAGCTAAAAAAAACCTAGTTATACCAACAGGAACCGCAGGATTTACCAACGATGTTTTAACAAATACCACGGCTTTACAACCCGGCGACGCACAATATAAAGAAGTAGAAAGCATTGAAGAAAGAAGAGTTCGTTTGACCGAAAATGACTTTATCTTAGCGACTAGTTATACTTTTACAAAAACAACTAAAAAAGATCTTGCCGACAATAACTTTTATCAATTTAGAACAAAAATTGAATCTGCGGGAACCTTATTGACACTTGTTTCTGAAATTGGAAATCTTCAAAAAAACACGAGAGGAAATTACGAGATTTTCAACTTAGAATATTCCGAATATATTAAAACTGAGTTTGATTATATTAAACACTGGGATTTTGGAAAAGAAAAAGTTTTGGCAGTTAGAAGTTTCTTCGGGATTGCAATTCCTTTTGGAAATTCAAATTACATTCCGTTTTCTCGAAGTTATTATGGCGGAGGTTCAAATGACAACAGAGCGTGGCAACCTTATGCATTAGGACCTGGAAGCACAAATGCGGTAAATGATTTTAATGAAGCCAATATGAAAATTGCGGCGAGTATAGAATATCGTTTCAAAATTTTTGGAGATGTTAAAGGAGCACTCTTTGCAGATGCCGGAAATATCTGGAATGTGCTCGATAATGTGGTAGATCCAAAAGCGAAATTTGACAACTTAAACGATTTAGAAGAAATTGCTCTGGGTACAGGATTCGGTTTAAGATACGATTTAAGCTTTTTTGTGATTCGATTAGATTTAGGCTTCAAGACCTATAATCCGGCGCATGACAAGGGGGACAGATGGTTTAAAGAATACAATTTTGGCCATTCGGTTTTAAATTTTGGGATAAATTATCCATTCTAA
- the fbaA gene encoding class II fructose-bisphosphate aldolase has translation MAHNIKPGVATGDQVQEIFNYAKEKGFALPAVNVTGSSTINGVLETAAKLNAPVIIQFSNGGAQFNAGKGLSNAGEKAAIAGGIAGAKHIHTLAEAYGATVILHTDHCAKKLLPWIDGLLDASEKHFAETGKPLFSSHMIDLSEEPIEENIEICKEYLARMSKMGMTLEIELGITGGEEDGVDNSDVDSSKLYTQPEEVAYAYEELSKVSPKFTIAAAFGNVHGVYKPGNVKLTPKILKNSQDFVQNKFNTGHNPVDFVFHGGSGSTLEEIREGISYGVIKMNIDTDLQFAYTEGIRDYMVKNLDYLKSQIGNPEGADVPNKKYYDPRRWVRESEVTFNARLEQAFADLNNVNTL, from the coding sequence ATGGCACACAACATTAAACCAGGAGTAGCTACAGGAGATCAAGTACAAGAGATCTTTAATTATGCTAAAGAGAAAGGTTTTGCCCTTCCAGCAGTAAACGTTACTGGATCAAGCACAATTAATGGAGTTCTTGAAACTGCAGCAAAACTAAACGCGCCAGTTATCATTCAATTTTCTAACGGAGGAGCACAATTCAACGCTGGAAAAGGATTATCAAATGCAGGTGAAAAAGCAGCAATCGCGGGAGGAATCGCAGGAGCAAAACATATTCACACTTTGGCAGAAGCTTACGGAGCAACTGTAATTCTTCATACTGACCACTGTGCAAAAAAACTTTTACCTTGGATTGATGGTTTATTAGATGCTTCTGAAAAACACTTCGCAGAAACAGGAAAACCATTATTCAGTTCTCACATGATCGATTTGTCTGAGGAGCCAATCGAAGAAAACATCGAGATCTGTAAAGAATATTTAGCTAGAATGAGCAAAATGGGCATGACATTGGAAATCGAACTTGGTATTACAGGTGGTGAAGAAGATGGTGTTGACAACTCTGATGTTGATAGCTCAAAATTATACACACAACCAGAAGAAGTAGCTTATGCTTACGAAGAATTATCTAAAGTAAGCCCTAAATTTACAATTGCTGCTGCTTTCGGAAACGTTCACGGTGTTTACAAACCAGGAAACGTAAAATTAACTCCAAAAATCTTAAAAAATTCTCAAGATTTCGTACAAAACAAATTCAACACAGGACACAATCCAGTTGATTTCGTTTTCCACGGAGGTTCAGGTTCTACACTTGAAGAAATCAGAGAAGGAATTAGCTACGGAGTTATCAAAATGAACATCGATACAGATTTACAATTTGCATACACTGAAGGAATCCGTGATTATATGGTTAAAAACCTTGACTATTTAAAATCTCAAATTGGTAACCCAGAAGGTGCTGATGTTCCTAACAAAAAATATTATGACCCAAGAAGATGGGTTCGTGAAAGCGAAGTAACATTCAACGCAAGACTTGAACAAGCTTTTGCAGATTTAAATAACGTAAATACACTTTAA
- the mreC gene encoding rod shape-determining protein MreC, translating into MQQIFNFIIRNSNRLLFLLLLGISLGLTIQSHSFHRSRVINSANFLSGGVYEKINRVNEYLNLRAENDELVLENARLKSLLFNKEDTSKLPLPDTIKGVKPADIIVSKVIHNTYSTHENFITLNSGANEGVKPDMGVINSLGIVGIVDNTSPRYSTVISILNMKSQINAKLKKSNHFGSLTWDGKSTGFVQLKDVPRLASVRKGDTIVTGGQSVIFPEGINIGTVETIYRETQTSFYVIKVKLFNDMTNLGHVYIIKSKDREELINLEKKEKDE; encoded by the coding sequence ATGCAGCAAATATTTAATTTCATTATAAGAAACAGTAATCGATTGCTGTTTTTGCTGCTTTTAGGTATTTCGTTAGGACTCACTATTCAGTCCCATTCCTTTCACAGAAGCAGAGTAATAAATTCAGCCAATTTTTTAAGCGGCGGTGTTTATGAAAAAATCAATCGTGTTAATGAATATTTGAATTTAAGAGCTGAAAACGACGAACTTGTACTTGAGAACGCAAGATTAAAAAGTCTTTTATTCAATAAAGAAGACACTTCAAAATTACCTTTACCAGATACTATCAAAGGTGTAAAACCTGCTGATATTATTGTTTCAAAAGTAATTCACAACACATACAGCACTCACGAAAACTTTATTACTTTAAATTCTGGAGCTAACGAAGGCGTAAAACCAGATATGGGAGTAATAAACAGTTTAGGAATTGTTGGTATTGTTGACAATACTTCACCAAGATATTCTACTGTGATCAGTATTCTGAACATGAAATCTCAGATTAATGCCAAGCTGAAAAAATCAAATCATTTCGGTTCTTTAACATGGGATGGAAAAAGCACTGGTTTTGTCCAACTGAAAGATGTTCCGAGATTAGCTTCAGTTAGAAAAGGAGATACCATTGTAACTGGTGGCCAATCTGTAATTTTCCCTGAAGGGATCAATATCGGAACTGTCGAAACCATTTATAGAGAAACGCAAACAAGTTTTTATGTTATAAAAGTGAAACTATTTAATGACATGACTAACTTAGGACACGTCTATATTATTAAAAGCAAGGACAGAGAAGAACTTATTAATTTA
- a CDS encoding rod shape-determining protein gives MGFFDFMTEDIAIDLGTANTLIIHNDKVVIDSPSIVARDRVSGKIIAVGKEANMMQGKTHENIKTIRPLKDGVIADFDASEKMINMFIKSIPALKKRMFTPALRMVVCIPSGITEVEMRAVKESCERVNGKEVYLIHEPMAAAIGIGIDIMQPKGNMIVDIGGGTTEIAVIALGGIVCDKSVKIAGDVFTNDIVYYMRTQHNLFVGESTAEKIKIQIGAAIEDLDGPPEDMSVQGRDLLTGKPKQVDVSYREIAKALDKSIQRIEDAVMETLSQTPPELAADIYNTGIYLAGGGSMLRGLDKRISQKTDLPVYIAEDPLRAVVRGTGMALKNIAKFKSILIK, from the coding sequence ATGGGATTTTTTGATTTCATGACTGAGGATATTGCAATAGACCTTGGTACCGCAAACACTTTAATCATTCACAATGATAAAGTTGTTATTGACAGCCCCTCTATCGTAGCACGCGACAGAGTATCAGGCAAAATCATCGCTGTTGGTAAAGAAGCCAACATGATGCAAGGTAAAACGCATGAAAACATCAAGACCATAAGGCCTTTGAAAGATGGTGTAATTGCCGATTTTGACGCGTCAGAAAAAATGATCAATATGTTCATTAAAAGCATTCCTGCATTAAAAAAGAGAATGTTTACTCCAGCTTTAAGAATGGTAGTTTGTATTCCGTCTGGAATTACTGAGGTTGAAATGCGTGCAGTAAAAGAATCTTGTGAAAGAGTAAACGGAAAAGAAGTTTATCTTATTCACGAACCAATGGCCGCTGCAATCGGTATTGGAATCGACATCATGCAACCAAAAGGAAACATGATTGTTGATATCGGAGGTGGTACAACTGAAATTGCTGTAATCGCATTAGGCGGAATTGTATGTGACAAATCTGTAAAAATTGCAGGTGACGTTTTCACGAATGATATCGTTTATTACATGCGTACACAACATAACCTTTTCGTAGGAGAAAGTACTGCTGAAAAAATTAAAATTCAAATTGGAGCGGCAATCGAAGATTTAGACGGACCGCCAGAAGATATGTCTGTTCAAGGTAGAGATTTACTTACTGGAAAACCAAAACAAGTTGATGTTTCTTACCGCGAAATTGCAAAAGCATTAGACAAATCGATTCAGCGTATCGAGGATGCGGTAATGGAAACATTATCTCAAACTCCGCCAGAATTAGCAGCAGATATCTACAATACTGGTATTTATTTAGCAGGTGGAGGATCTATGTTAAGAGGTCTTGACAAACGTATCTCTCAAAAAACAGATTTACCTGTTTACATCGCAGAAGATCCGTTAAGAGCTGTTGTTCGCGGTACAGGAATGGCACTTAAAAATATTGCAAAATTTAAAAGTATCTTAATTAAATAA